The Deltaproteobacteria bacterium HGW-Deltaproteobacteria-18 nucleotide sequence TACGTTCGTTGCTGGATGTAGTGAAAAAAAAGCATTCATCATCAATATTTTCAATCACGACCTGCGTGCAGGATTTTTGAAAATATGAAAAATGCCTCAAGGCAGGATCAATCATGTCGACGCAAGAACAAAAAATCAGAAAGTGGAAGCGTCATGCCTGTATGTTTCCCTGCGGGATCATATGCGGAAAAAAGAAGGACACGATCGTGTTGGGCCGTATCCTCAACATGAGTAGGCAAGGGTTTCTCATAGAGACGGATTGCGTCTTCAACGTTGGCGACACCTTGTCGATTATCGCAAGTCCCGGGAGAGAGGTGGATGGTTATGATTTGAGTGACAGCTATCAGGGCCTCGTTCGCTGGGGACAGAACGATCCGGCTTCGCTCACGGGGACGTATTCCGTAGGCGTGGAACTCGCCGTTCCCATCGCTTCTCCGGAAGTGGAGGCGCAGCGGACAAACTGATCTTCGCAGTGCATCACTCAAAAGGTCTCTCGTATGTGAGATCCAGGCCTGCACGTTCGAAGGTCCCGCAGATCCATTGGTTGTATCTCTTGGCATGTAAGATTGCCCCGAAAGTATGTCGGAAAACTTTACAGTGCGTGTTTTTTTCGAGCCTTCTTTGGATTATAGTTGAATAATATTATATGTTTGTGTTTTGGCATGTTCGGTGCATTGTGCCGTGAGAACGATATAATTATTTAACATTGGAGTGCTACTGTGAAGAAAAAAATAGCAGCGACATGCTTGGCGGCGGCATTTATCTTTTCGGCGACATTAGTTTCCGCAGCTCTGGTTACGCAGTGGTCGTATGTCAATGATGCTATTTTTGTCGATTGGAGCAACGAAGTCGGTACTCAAGATTATACGAATCTAAGCTCTGATAAAAAAACATTGGCCTGGGGAGTTCCGTCTGTATTCTCTAAAACAGGACTACAAAGTTCACTTGTTATCGACGGGCCTGTCAGTGGCGACAATCTGATGAATTCTGGTGCGCTTGTAAAGGCCATTTCTATTACGCACTTTAATCATGTAATGAGCTCTGCATATCCTACACTTGCATATGGAAAAGTCGAAGCTAATGTTGAGTTTTCGCCATTTTTACCTGCAGGATTGCCTCTTCCTGTAGAAACAACATATCTTGAGTTTCTGTTCTTCGAGACTCCAAACAATAACGCTGCGACTGCCATGGATATATTCATTCTCACCGATCCTGGAGCAACAAGCAGCACATTCTACTACGATGGTTACACATACAACTTCTCCTTCATAAGCGACGGATTCGGGCTCCTCACTGGTGCTTATCATGATTACATTGTCAGTCAGCTGGGAGTGGACACAGACTATTATGGCTGGCTTGCAAATGAGGACGGCAGCACGTCGGCTCAGTTCTACCTCGGCATCTCGGCTGCGCCTGTCCCCGAGCCGGCCACCATGCTTCTTGTCGGCGCCGGCCTGCTTGGCCTGGGTCTGGCGGTGCGACGCAACAAGAAGAATTGATCACGCATTTTCGATCAGCATGAAAAGGTCGGGGAGCATGAGCTACCCGGCCTTTTTTTGATTCCGTATCCCGGTTGCACTGTTCAAAGCAGGTCGAGCTGAAAATGGATTAACGCAACTGCAGCGGTCGCCTTGGATTTTGCATGGCTGCATGCGATTTGGCTTTTATGGTTCCCGCGCATCCATGAGGGAGAGTTGGCTGATGGAGATATTGCTGGCGATTGCCGCAATTCTTGTTTGTCAGGGCATGCAGGCTTTGGACGATTTCTTGAGCCGGGTAGGGGCTGTTTCCCTGGCTCACGGGATGCTGCTCGGCTATGGTCAGATTTTTGTGGCCAAAAGTATTGTTGAGTGGGGCGGGTCGAGCTTGGGCTGGATAGTCGTTGCCCTGATCTGCATCGTGAGCGTTGCCGTGTCGATGTACAAGATCCATCGATTCGGGAGTCGCTGGGTCTTTGCCTTCAATTTCGGAGTTGTCGTCGGCCTTCTCTACGGCGGGATTTCGCTGATGTGAGGCGCCTCGTTTGTGAAACATCCCGCTGTGTCGAACCATTTCCTCACGATTTACCAAAACCACCACTTTTCCGTGCTCAGCACAAATGCGGCCAGGGCCAGATTGGTCACTGCGTGGGACAGAACGCATTGAGCCAGGCTTCTGGTTCTGTAGAGCAGCCAGGAATAGGCCATGCCGGCCATGATTCCGGCGAGGATGAAATGATGGGCCAAGCCAAAGAGCACGGCTCCGGCCAGAAATGAAACCCAGGTGAATGTCCCGAGAGGGACTTTGGTAAAATTCGGGTTGATTACGTAGCGCAGAATAAAGGATCGCCAGAAGATTTCCTCCATGATCGGGACAATGAGCACAGCGCTTCCGATACGGATGAAGGTCATGGCCCGGCGCAGGCCGGGGTCCGGAAAGATGCCGGGGTTGAAGCCGGGAGGTTCGCTCAGCGCCCCAAAGGTCCAGTCCATGTTGACCCACAGCGCAAAGACCGCAAGCCCCAGCGCGATGCTCCCCAAGGTCTGGATGCCTCTGGTCAGATCGGTCCAGCGCAGTTCCGTGTAGGCCCGGCGACACAGGAAGAGGGCGATACCGGCGACCAGGGGTTTGAGTGGGTAAAGCAGGGCGAAGGTGGAATCCTGGATGCTGATCCAGGCTTTGCCATCCATGAAACGCAATCCTTCCTCCATGCCGATGACGGCCATGAAGAGGGCAAAAGGCAATACGCGCGGCCAAGCTTTGTTGTTCATTGCCTGGCTGTTAAGCTAAAAGCGTGCCTGTTTGCAACGCGTGCCGTGAGTTCAGGACGATTTTGATGCTACTCGCCGAATCCAGGGGCTCCGTTGAAGATTATCACGATGTCGCCAATTTCCTGCAACAGGTCGTTCAGCACCGTCGAAAATCATTCCATTGCAGGAGATAGTATATTATTTTCAGATAGTTAAAAACGTGAAGCCCTTCTCCAAGAGTGGGTATTTTATTTTACGGTACCTTTTATTGAGTAACCGTTGGGGCCGGACTGGAAAACAAAGACACGCATTGTCGGATAATCTTACATTACTTTGTCGCGCATTTACAATAAGTTGAATGATTAATGGGTTATAGGTGTTGGCATTTATTCTGCTTGAATAGATAAACATTCAAAGGGCACCAAAAAGAAATCAACGGGAGGAAAGAATCATGAAATCGCTTGTCAAGGGCAGTCTTTGCGCGACAGTGCTAATGTTTTTTTTGGCCTCGTCGGCATGGGCAAGTATTTGGTTGCCTGAGCCAGTCTTTCCTAATGCAATACCATACGATGAATATTATTCATATTCTACAAGTATATTAAAACAGCTTTATCCAGACTATTCTGTTTATCCATCAAATCAAGGTTCACTCAAAGATGAACTAAAAATATGGTGGGGTGACAGTGAAAGTGCAGAGAAGGCTGCTGGTGACAATTTAAATATTAGGGGTGGATATGACTTTCCTGATCCCCTGTCATTCCCGAATTCAGGTTCAACTACTGAGTTTAACACTGATTTGAGTCTCAGTTGGATAGTTTCCGTAGATTTACTGTATGATTTTTTGCAAAGCGAATTTGATGGTTCAAACATCCCTGTTTTTGCATTTGATATTAATCAGATAGGAAATCAGCCTAACATGGTCGGCAATGGTTACGTAGCGATTGTCGACGAATTTAACGCGGTTGTTCCTTATGCATCAGATTTTTTTGGTCTTGCAGAGTGGGCTTTTGACAGTTCACCTAATGGCGAATTTGACGAGGATGCTCTTGTTGAAGTGCCTAATACTCGAACTGTAGAATTCATGGGTGTTGAATACTCGTTCGATACGACTGGAACAAACGACGTGGACTTTCTGGTGTATGCTCCGACGATGGATTTGGCCCAGTTTATTGGTCAGGGCCTATTCTTCACGGCGACCTTCCAGTATCGGCTTTTGAGTGATGGTTTTGAAGATTTCTTCATTCTTGGTTACAGAAGCGACAATCCTCCCCCGCCTCCAGTGCCTGAGCCGGCCACCGTGGCCCTGCTGGGAATCGGAATGGTGGCTCTGGCATTAACAAGCCGCAAACTGCGCAAATAAAAGTATCCGCTCCTGGTGAAAAAAATCGGAACATCCCAAGGATGTTCCGATTTTTTTTATGTAAAACACTGGAAATTCGAAAAATTTATGTTGAGCGCCGATGAGGGTGGTGTTTTCTAATGCGGGCGGGGTCATCGTGAAGGCGCCTCCTGGATGGGAGGCATTCTCTGTCTGTAAATTTAAACTGGAAAAATGTCGGGAGAATTTACATTTTTTGAGCTCAAGTTACCTTGCGTGCGTATAACCATTTGATATTACATTTTTAAGTCTTGGCATGGACCATGCTATCAAGCAGTAACCGCAAGATATCTATTTTAACATCGGGAGGACTACCATGAGGAAAAGTTTAACTGTAACCTGTTTTTTGGCTGTGGCGTTTCTTTTCTTGGCGACGTTTGCCTCCGCTGCCTTGGTGACTCAGTGGTCGTATACCAATGACGCCAACTTCGTTGATTGGCTCAACGACGAAGGAGACCAGGCCTTTATGTCAGTAAGCCCTGATCTGAAAACCCTGTCCTGGGGCGTTCCGGCGTTGACGAGTGAGACCGGGTTGCAAAGCTCGCTTGTGCTTAACGCGCCTGTAAGCGGTGATGACCTGATGACTTTTGGGTCTGCGGTAGAAGTGGTTTCAATCACGCACTTCAACCATGTTCTTTCTTCACTGTTTCCAACCCTTGCATATGGAAAGGTTGCGGCGACCATTCAGTTTACTCCGTTTGTTCCTGCCGGACCCGCGCAGCTTCCCGACACCGCCTATCTGGAGTTTCTGTTCTTTGAAACCCCGAATAATGAAGTAACGCCAATGGATATTTTTATCCTCACCGACCCAGGCCTGACCGCAGGATCGTTTGACTATGACGGCTACAGGTATGATTTTGAGTTCAACAGCAACGGCTTCGGACTCATCACTGGCGCTTACCATGATTATATTGTCGGTCAGCTGGGTGTGGATACGGATTATTTTGGCTGGCTTACAAGTGAGGATGGCGACACCTCGGCTCAGTTCAACCTGAGCATTGTGGCCGCTCCTGTTCCTGAACCTGCCACCATGCTTCTTCTCGGTGCGGGTCTGCTTGGTCTCGGCATAGCGGTCCGTCGCAACAAGAAGAACTGATCAGACTGTTTTCGACAGATGAAGGCCGGGGAGCATCTGCTTCCCGGCCGTTTTGCGTTTTGTGAGGTTCTCTGCCCTGAGCGGGTCAAGGGTTATTCAATCAGAAAATCGCCTACTCCACGCCGCAGGGTGCGGTGCCGGATTCCGGGGCCGTAGCCTGTGCGAAAGAGCATGACCAGGCCCTGCTTTTCAAAATCTACGGTCGCGAACAATCCCATAAAATCCTGCCAAACCCGTTCCAGCAATTTCTGGTGCCTTTCGGAAAAACTCGTCGGGCCTTCCCAGAGCCAGCGCAGCCAGAAGAGGGTGACTGCGGTCATGGGCTGCATTTGCAGGCCATGGTGCTCCATTGCCAGCCAGATGCGCTGCAAGGCCTGTCCACTGAGCAGAAAGTCCCTTGGCTCCAATCCATCGATCACCACCATCCCGGCAGCTCCGCTGTTCAGGATGCCCTGGGCCGAGTGCAAAGCCACCATCCGGCCGAGGCCAATGCCGTTTGCGACGCGCATTGCCGGCCAGGGTTTTGTCAGGCGCAGGAATGCTTCCCCTGACAATCCGGCTTCCAGGTTTTTGAGGGGCAGCCCGTCGCGGCGCTGCTGCGCCTCCTGGGCGTTGAAGCGGATCATGGACGTGAAATGCTCGTGCAGTCCCTGATGCTCGGTGCGGATCCTGTCGGCCAGGTAGATCACCCTGGCAAGTTTTCGGAGCTGAGGACGGTCGGTGAGCAGATGCAGCTGCGCTTCGGGAATGCTCCGGATGCGAGCTTTGAGATCGGCCTGCACCCAATCGGGCAGAGGGCGCTTGCTGAAGGGCCTCCGGTTGGTGCAGCGCGTCCAGATGTGTCGGGCCAGGGGGGCTGTTGTTTGGTTGCCCGGCTGTATGCGCACGGTGCCCATCAGATTTTCCTGCACGGCATCCGGCAGGATCTGCGTGGTTGCGTCCAGGCCCAAAGTAGTGGCGGCGAGACGCATGTTTTCCATTGCCGCTCCGCAGGCGATGATGGAGGCGGTCTGGCGAACGTTGAAAAAGGACACGTCAGCTTGTGGATTCAGGAAGACATGGATGTCGTTGCCCTCCAGACGGAATTGCCAGGGCTGGACATTATCCCCGGAGGGCGCTTGAACTGCGGCCTGCAGCAGGTAGGTGACGACATCCTGGGGAAGAGAGTCAAAATGCGAGGCGCTTGGAACAGGTTGGTCCGGGATACGCACCCGAGCCTTGTCTGTAGCTTTGATCAGCACGTGTTGCACGTACCAGAGTTTGGCGCGCTGGCTTAGGGCGCGATTGCCCCTGGCCAGTCGTCCTTTGCGGAGCGCCTGCAGAAAGGGGTCGAACTGCATGAAACAGGGGGCCGGTTTGAGTCCCGGCTTGCCAAGAATGATGCGTACCGCCTCGGTGGCGGCAAGAGACGAACAGAGCTGGCAGGCGATGTTCAGGGACGGGCCTTTGCCGCCCTTGAGGTCCACCCTGGACAGGTCCATGTACCCGATATGTGTGGGCCTGGGGGCTAGGCCCATGGCGAAGCGCAGGTATTTCTGCTCCTCCGGCAGTTCCCCGCCCACGTCGAAATAGTCGTCAAAGCCCATGCCTTGCGGGGTGAAGACCAAGAGGGCCGAACTGAAGCCCAAAGGCCCGGCCGTGATCACGGGCACGCCCATGGCCCGGGCCGTGTTGAACAGGGTTCGGCGGATTTCGAACTGGAAGAAATCCAGTCCGTCCAGGACCACGTCCACGCCCGTCAGAAAGGCTTCCATGTTGTCCCTGGTCAGCCCTGCGGGATAGGGGGTGATGTCCAGGAACGGGTTGATGCTGTGCCCCTCTTCGATCATGACCTCCAGTTTGGGGCGACCGAAGGATGGAACCTTGGCCCCGAACTGGCGATTCACGTTGACTGGTTCGAACTGGTCGAAGTCGGCCAGATTGTATCGGCCGATTCCGGTGCGCACGAGATTGATCAAATGCACTCCGCCCACACCGCCCATGCCCGGAATGGCGACCCTGGCCTGGGCCAGTCGCTCCTGCTCGCCAGGCGAAAACAGTCCGATGTTGCGGGAAAAGGCGGCCTCGAGATAGGCCTTTGCGTTTGGAAAGCCGAGGGTCTGCAACGTTGCCAGATGATCATCTTGTTTCATGCTCGATCCCCTTCTTCTGAAGAGATGCCCGGCGGTTGCGGGACGTCTCCTGCGTGTTTGATGCCCGGCTTGCTTCCGCCCTGTCACCCGCTCCTGCCGTCAAAGGAAAGCATGACCGCCGGCAGGACGATCAGATCGCTGATCCAGGCAGTGATCATGATCACTGCGCTCAGGCCTCCGAAGCTCATGGTGGGCACGAAGCTGCTGAAAAGAAGCACGCTGAAGCCGATGACCAGGATCAGCGATGAAGCGGAAATGGCCAGACCCTTTTCCAGGATGGATCGTCGCAAAGCCTCGCGCATGGGCAGATTGTCGGCGCGCTTCCGGTTGTAATCGGTCAGAAAATGGATGGTGTCGTCTACAGCGATGCCCAGAGCAACGACGGAAATCAGGGCTGTGGATGTGTTCAGCGGGATTCCGAGCAATCCCATGGTCCCGAAGTTGAAAATGATCGGCAGTGTATTCGGGATCAGGCTGAGGGCCCCGGCGACAAAGGAGCGCAGGGCCAGGAACATGATGACCGTGATCACGGCGGCAGCCAGGGCCAGGCTCTCCACCTGTCCCCGGACCAAGGCGTCGATGGTGTTCACGTCCTGTACGGCTCGGCCGGTGACCCGGATTTGAAGGCCCTCGTGTTCGTTCTGGTCGATAAAGGCGCGTAGGGCGCGTATGAGTTTGTCCTGGCCTGCGGAGCTGTGTTCGGAGATGCGGATCAGGATGCGGGCCTGATCGTATTCCGGAGTGATGAATTCGTCCATTTCATCGGAGTCGTAGAGCAGCAAGTACTGGGAGACCAGTTCCCGGCTTTCGGGGATGACGTAGAAATCCGGGTTCTCGTTGTGAAAGGACATGTTCATGTCCTTCAGGAAATCCACAAAGGACATGGTCCGGTCGACACCCGGCAGGGTCAGGGCGAAGGCTTGCAGCCTTTCGATCATCGCCAGCCTGGCCGGATCGCGCAAGGCGTCCCTCTCCCCGGCCTTGACGGAAATATCCACCGTGCCGACTCCGCTCAGACGTGGCTCGACGTACGCGAGTTCCTGCCGCAGGGGGCTAGAGGGCTTGAAGTACTCCAGCAAGTTGGTCTCGACCCGGATCGTCGAGGCGGCCCACAGCGCGGCCAGGGCCAGAATCGCGACCAGGATGGTTACGGGACGGGCATACGTCTGCACGAAAGTGGAGAGACGGTGCAGAAAAGCCCCTATGCCGACATCCATGCGCTGGTGGGTGTATATGGTTTCTGCCCTGCACATGAGCATGAGCGGCGGCAGCAGCATGAAGGAAAATACAAACTCGAAGATCATCCCCAGCGAAGCCACATACCCGAATTCCTTGATCGGCGGGATGTCGCTCACGGCAAGGGAGATGAAGCCTACGGCCGTAGTCAGGCTGGTCAGAAAACAGGGGGTTATGACCCGTTGCAGGATGATCTCCAGGGCCTTGGCGGGAGAGTGCTCATGATCCAGCAGTTTTTTGTCCAGGTGGG carries:
- a CDS encoding RND transporter, whose amino-acid sequence is MKHIASLVTRAPILCLLLALCLAAPFLLQLPGIQTVDNVDYFTVEDDPDVAFYQSIKDTFGDDEFFVIAFSSPDLFTPPLLHMITAITQELESIPEVREVQSLANVDYIHGEEEYFEVRPFLERIPEDAPGLGILRGQALGNPLYAGNLISADGETTALIVFPRIPDTKDGSFRKRLIKQTEAALSRHKELVDRFHLAGWTMTNFSLSQYMKSDVAVFIPVTYLFITLTIWLFFRNLRLTLLALVNISACTGATMGLFPLLGITLNNVTTIVPPLVMALALADSVHIFAHLDKKLLDHEHSPAKALEIILQRVITPCFLTSLTTAVGFISLAVSDIPPIKEFGYVASLGMIFEFVFSFMLLPPLMLMCRAETIYTHQRMDVGIGAFLHRLSTFVQTYARPVTILVAILALAALWAASTIRVETNLLEYFKPSSPLRQELAYVEPRLSGVGTVDISVKAGERDALRDPARLAMIERLQAFALTLPGVDRTMSFVDFLKDMNMSFHNENPDFYVIPESRELVSQYLLLYDSDEMDEFITPEYDQARILIRISEHSSAGQDKLIRALRAFIDQNEHEGLQIRVTGRAVQDVNTIDALVRGQVESLALAAAVITVIMFLALRSFVAGALSLIPNTLPIIFNFGTMGLLGIPLNTSTALISVVALGIAVDDTIHFLTDYNRKRADNLPMREALRRSILEKGLAISASSLILVIGFSVLLFSSFVPTMSFGGLSAVIMITAWISDLIVLPAVMLSFDGRSG
- a CDS encoding PEP-CTERM sorting domain-containing protein, with the protein product MKKKIAATCLAAAFIFSATLVSAALVTQWSYVNDAIFVDWSNEVGTQDYTNLSSDKKTLAWGVPSVFSKTGLQSSLVIDGPVSGDNLMNSGALVKAISITHFNHVMSSAYPTLAYGKVEANVEFSPFLPAGLPLPVETTYLEFLFFETPNNNAATAMDIFILTDPGATSSTFYYDGYTYNFSFISDGFGLLTGAYHDYIVSQLGVDTDYYGWLANEDGSTSAQFYLGISAAPVPEPATMLLVGAGLLGLGLAVRRNKKN
- a CDS encoding PEP-CTERM sorting domain-containing protein; amino-acid sequence: MRKSLTVTCFLAVAFLFLATFASAALVTQWSYTNDANFVDWLNDEGDQAFMSVSPDLKTLSWGVPALTSETGLQSSLVLNAPVSGDDLMTFGSAVEVVSITHFNHVLSSLFPTLAYGKVAATIQFTPFVPAGPAQLPDTAYLEFLFFETPNNEVTPMDIFILTDPGLTAGSFDYDGYRYDFEFNSNGFGLITGAYHDYIVGQLGVDTDYFGWLTSEDGDTSAQFNLSIVAAPVPEPATMLLLGAGLLGLGIAVRRNKKN
- a CDS encoding CAAX prenyl protease-related protein, giving the protein MNNKAWPRVLPFALFMAVIGMEEGLRFMDGKAWISIQDSTFALLYPLKPLVAGIALFLCRRAYTELRWTDLTRGIQTLGSIALGLAVFALWVNMDWTFGALSEPPGFNPGIFPDPGLRRAMTFIRIGSAVLIVPIMEEIFWRSFILRYVINPNFTKVPLGTFTWVSFLAGAVLFGLAHHFILAGIMAGMAYSWLLYRTRSLAQCVLSHAVTNLALAAFVLSTEKWWFW